From the genome of Psychroserpens ponticola, one region includes:
- a CDS encoding serine hydrolase — MKTKLSLLFTLLLFLNCKDDTKVLQNETLNPIEYLMVNNANLMLEYPEINSISIGVYKDGKTYNGYYGEIDKGRNNLPNDSSLFEIASVTKSFTGIITAQAVLDGKIKLEDDIRIYFDGSFPNLEFENRPIQIRDLLTHTSGIRRDFSEVLAKMFSPNATWKDKKEIQNYNRDTLLKDLMTYKLDTIPGVKYEYSPFIGPELLVLILEKVYDKSYIELIDEQILYKANMSETTMSLTSLEGERFIRSYTDEGQIVEPMTVIMSGAGGGLKSTIPNMTNYIKYLLETDNPVIKEMQKPLFKDEEDDMFGYFWQVNTDGEFMHNGGTNGSTNWVIVMPELNAGFTVAFNSNGDTSGTLINRIANNIINDLERFPKKNVYFLLQNKIFENTDKGIAFYKTSKAEKANEFDFKDSSALNTIGYDLLGYKQNEAAIKVFQLLVSEFPNEGNPYDSLGEAYFINEQYDLSLENYKKAFELNSNNGNAKTMIDEINTIISQS, encoded by the coding sequence ATGAAAACAAAATTAAGTTTACTCTTCACCTTATTGCTATTTTTAAATTGTAAAGACGATACTAAAGTTCTTCAAAACGAGACATTAAATCCCATTGAGTATTTAATGGTAAATAATGCAAACCTCATGCTTGAATATCCAGAAATTAATTCAATTTCAATAGGAGTTTATAAAGATGGTAAAACATATAATGGGTATTATGGTGAAATTGATAAAGGCAGAAACAACTTACCTAATGATAGTTCACTTTTTGAAATAGCTTCAGTTACTAAATCATTTACAGGAATAATAACTGCTCAAGCCGTTTTAGATGGAAAAATTAAACTTGAAGATGATATAAGAATTTATTTTGATGGTTCATTTCCTAATTTAGAATTCGAAAATCGACCAATTCAAATTCGAGATTTATTAACGCATACAAGTGGAATAAGAAGAGATTTTTCTGAAGTATTAGCAAAAATGTTTTCACCAAATGCCACTTGGAAAGATAAAAAAGAGATCCAAAACTACAATCGAGACACATTACTCAAAGATTTAATGACTTATAAATTAGATACAATTCCAGGTGTGAAATATGAGTATTCACCATTTATTGGTCCTGAGCTTTTAGTACTTATTCTTGAGAAAGTATATGATAAATCGTATATAGAATTAATAGATGAGCAAATTTTGTATAAAGCAAATATGTCTGAAACAACAATGTCATTAACATCTTTAGAAGGAGAAAGATTTATAAGAAGTTACACTGATGAAGGACAAATTGTTGAGCCTATGACTGTTATTATGTCTGGCGCTGGAGGAGGCTTAAAATCTACAATTCCGAATATGACTAATTACATAAAATACCTTCTTGAAACTGATAATCCTGTGATTAAAGAAATGCAAAAACCGTTATTTAAAGATGAAGAAGACGATATGTTTGGGTATTTCTGGCAAGTTAATACCGATGGCGAATTTATGCATAATGGAGGTACTAACGGAAGTACAAATTGGGTAATTGTTATGCCAGAACTAAATGCAGGATTTACAGTAGCGTTTAATTCAAATGGAGATACATCTGGAACATTAATTAATAGAATTGCTAATAACATTATAAATGATTTAGAAAGATTTCCTAAAAAGAATGTGTATTTCCTTTTACAAAATAAAATTTTTGAAAACACAGATAAAGGAATAGCATTTTATAAAACTTCAAAAGCAGAAAAAGCCAATGAGTTTGATTTTAAAGATTCTTCTGCACTTAATACAATTGGCTATGACCTTCTTGGATACAAACAAAATGAAGCAGCAATTAAAGTATTTCAACTGTTAGTTTCAGAATTTCCTAATGAAGGAAACCCT
- a CDS encoding NAD(P)H-dependent flavin oxidoreductase, which translates to MTSTKLTKLLNIKYPIIQAPMFLVSNVSMVVEAMNAGIAGCIPALNYRTLDELRTAIKTLKAAKVEGGSFGFNLIVNKSNIKYKGQLEVLCEEGCDFIITSLGSPEETINQARKAGIKVFCDVTDLKFAKKVEQLGADAAIAVNNEAGGHRGNLSPEQLTNLLSKELTIPVISAGGVGCKTDIENMLSYGAEGVSVGSPFIASIEAGVTDDYKQACVDYGADDIIMTERISGTPCTVINTPYVQKIGTKATWIENLLNKNKKLKKWVKMVRFSIGMKATEKAATKATYKTVWVAGPSIEHTKAILPVKTIVANLVN; encoded by the coding sequence ATGACATCTACAAAACTCACAAAGCTTTTAAATATTAAATATCCTATTATACAAGCACCAATGTTTTTGGTTTCTAATGTATCTATGGTCGTTGAAGCGATGAATGCTGGAATTGCTGGCTGTATTCCTGCACTAAATTATAGAACACTTGACGAATTACGTACTGCTATTAAAACGTTAAAAGCGGCTAAAGTTGAGGGTGGTTCTTTCGGATTTAATTTAATTGTTAATAAATCTAATATCAAGTATAAAGGGCAATTAGAAGTGTTGTGCGAAGAAGGTTGCGACTTTATAATTACATCTTTGGGTAGTCCTGAAGAGACCATAAATCAAGCTCGTAAAGCTGGTATTAAAGTATTTTGTGATGTAACCGATTTAAAATTTGCCAAAAAAGTGGAACAATTAGGAGCTGATGCAGCCATTGCAGTAAACAATGAAGCTGGTGGTCATAGAGGAAATCTCTCTCCTGAACAACTTACCAATTTATTAAGTAAAGAATTAACTATTCCTGTAATTTCTGCAGGTGGTGTTGGTTGCAAAACTGATATTGAAAACATGTTAAGTTATGGCGCTGAAGGCGTCTCAGTTGGAAGCCCGTTTATTGCTTCAATCGAAGCTGGTGTAACTGATGATTACAAACAAGCGTGTGTCGATTATGGAGCTGATGATATTATCATGACCGAACGTATTTCTGGAACGCCATGCACAGTGATTAATACTCCATATGTTCAAAAAATTGGCACGAAAGCCACTTGGATAGAGAACCTATTGAATAAGAACAAAAAACTCAAAAAATGGGTCAAAATGGTTCGATTTTCAATTGGTATGAAAGCGACTGAAAAAGCAGCTACAAAAGCCACATATAAAACCGTTTGGGTTGCTGGACCTAGTATTGAACATACTAAAGCTATTTTACCTGTTAAAACTATCGTTGCAAACTTGGTCAATTAG
- a CDS encoding transglutaminase-like domain-containing protein: protein MIKYTLSVIICLTLTCSAFSQKRIEPATQDITLATSLKEQYPDDNVALVSSKDQVTFGLNKRDGKVTVMHHVSENMINIDSRADIQVYNFYDGESTIEEFQIRYKNKKEANFFVKDEAYTSDDLFHNDSRVQYANIDFPLKGYRYLTSIKKEYKDIKYFTKLYFNGEYPTVKKTIRIEIPNWLDIELRELNFDGYAIEKSVHPNQKGNGKIHTYTLKDTPGMYKDNSAPGPTYIYPHVLVLPKSYTLNGKTVNIFKETQDLYNWYKSLVNSLENDNAPITDKVIELTANATSDEEKIKNIYYWVQDNIRYIAFEDGIAGFKPDEAANVFTKRYGDCKGMANLTKQMLIEAGFDARLTWIGTKRIAYDYSTPNLSVDNHMICTLFKDGKTIFLDGTEKFNAYGEYADRIQGKQVLIENGDEFILEYVPTSEAEFNKEQFAYSLKLSEDNMIGKVDKTYNGESRSGLLYYFNSLKNDKKDEFLEYYLNKGNSNIKVSNIETSNLQNRDSNINIAYNVDIKNAVSSFDNQVYIDLDFDKQLSNFVMEERKTDYIFSSKKDMESITRLEIPQGYNISHLPENISITSDNFDMSVNFSKENNVIVYKKQFRIKNAKIETTDFEEWNGFIKKLDALYNEQIILNKD from the coding sequence ATGATTAAATATACTTTAAGTGTTATCATCTGTTTAACACTAACATGTTCTGCTTTTTCACAAAAAAGAATAGAACCAGCGACTCAAGATATCACATTAGCAACGAGTTTAAAAGAGCAATATCCAGATGATAATGTAGCATTAGTTAGCAGTAAAGATCAAGTTACTTTTGGTTTAAATAAGCGCGATGGAAAAGTAACTGTGATGCATCATGTTAGTGAGAACATGATAAATATTGATTCTAGAGCAGATATTCAAGTTTATAATTTTTATGATGGAGAATCTACTATTGAAGAATTTCAAATTCGATATAAAAATAAAAAGGAAGCCAACTTTTTTGTAAAAGACGAAGCCTATACAAGTGATGATTTATTTCACAATGATAGTCGCGTACAATATGCAAATATAGATTTTCCTTTAAAAGGGTATCGTTACTTGACTTCAATTAAAAAGGAATATAAAGACATAAAATATTTTACCAAGCTATATTTTAATGGTGAATATCCAACGGTTAAGAAAACAATTCGTATTGAAATTCCAAATTGGTTAGATATTGAACTCAGAGAGTTGAATTTTGATGGTTATGCGATTGAAAAAAGTGTACATCCCAATCAAAAAGGCAACGGAAAAATTCATACATACACTTTAAAAGATACTCCAGGAATGTATAAAGATAATTCAGCACCAGGACCAACTTATATTTATCCTCATGTGCTTGTTTTGCCTAAATCGTATACACTTAATGGAAAAACAGTTAACATTTTTAAAGAAACTCAGGACCTTTATAATTGGTACAAATCGTTAGTTAATAGTTTAGAAAATGATAATGCGCCAATTACAGATAAGGTAATAGAACTGACAGCAAATGCGACTTCAGATGAAGAAAAAATAAAAAACATCTACTATTGGGTTCAAGACAATATTAGATACATCGCTTTTGAAGATGGTATTGCTGGTTTCAAACCAGATGAAGCTGCCAATGTGTTTACAAAACGCTATGGTGATTGTAAAGGTATGGCTAACCTAACGAAACAAATGTTGATTGAAGCTGGTTTTGATGCTCGATTAACTTGGATTGGCACAAAACGAATTGCTTATGACTACTCTACTCCTAATCTTTCTGTAGATAATCATATGATTTGTACACTTTTTAAAGACGGAAAAACCATATTTCTAGATGGAACAGAAAAGTTCAACGCTTATGGCGAATATGCAGATCGCATTCAAGGCAAGCAAGTATTAATAGAAAATGGAGACGAATTTATTTTAGAATATGTGCCAACTTCTGAAGCTGAATTTAATAAAGAACAATTCGCTTATAGTTTAAAACTTTCAGAAGATAATATGATTGGTAAAGTCGATAAAACATATAATGGAGAAAGTCGTTCTGGACTACTCTATTATTTTAATAGCTTGAAAAATGATAAAAAGGATGAATTTTTAGAGTATTATCTTAATAAAGGGAATAGCAATATTAAAGTCTCAAATATTGAAACTTCAAATTTGCAAAATCGTGATAGTAACATCAATATCGCTTACAATGTTGATATAAAAAATGCTGTATCTTCTTTTGATAATCAGGTTTATATCGATCTTGATTTCGACAAACAACTATCAAATTTTGTGATGGAAGAACGTAAAACAGATTATATTTTTAGTTCTAAAAAAGACATGGAATCAATCACACGATTAGAAATACCTCAAGGTTATAATATTTCGCATTTACCAGAAAACATTTCTATCACAAGTGATAATTTTGATATGAGTGTCAACTTTTCAAAAGAAAACAATGTGATTGTCTACAAAAAACAATTCCGTATTAAAAACGCTAAAATTGAAACTACCGATTTTGAAGAATGGAACGGTTTCATCAAAAAACTTGACGCCTTATACAACGAACAAATTATATTAAATAAAGACTAA
- a CDS encoding DUF3857 domain-containing protein — MTSKYLLLFIFALTSTAFSQSKEELAAKDFFWGDNDQYKNANDIPAELSNESAVIIYKNENYDFHKYGKNVTYTTSVRKRIKLLDKAAVEEFSEFAFTRRFRSSKGRYSWKVKGDTYVGVKIIKPDGSITEIDVEKDAVEVDGETKLAISNLEVGDIIDYYSYKNEPFKSTYAFGFEPVETSLNEEYPIMDFKLFFETENDFFINFKSFNGAPDLQEIATDKKNMRRYELTETNIAKREYTRWFYPLVELPSYKFQVYFARSGKFEDRALAFLPEKETIIKTTVSQDEVLDLYDNRFKPDGDVGDVKSFFKGKEFKNDSEKVVAAYYYMRHFYLTRYLEAFYAREASISAYPFMVYGNNVVFIQNQKQFIRHFTEFLKRQKIDYSIVVGKKRYDGSIDELLIERNVNVMVKINTAEPLYAEFFSPHTNINEFSPLMEGTDVLLLSSKKNKRIIDKIDRGTLPTSSYEDNETKKEMILNFNDDFSGLSMTAVNSFKGHNKGEQQYDRLLFSDYVFEDYKKYDTESWIEVTRGKKNKIKFQKEMDALIEKLKNNQKEKFEASAQGEYGIEDIEDYNFIINDNGRYALDSYFTFTENFTAKNALIKKAGPNYIVEIGKLIGGQIDLDEKERQRTENVHLPHPRVFNYTIKLNIPEGYTVAGLDKLNKNVDNSTGAFISTAKIEDDQLIITTSKRYKNYYELNSDWSKMIVFLDEANQFTNEKVLLKKL; from the coding sequence ATGACATCTAAATATTTACTATTATTCATATTCGCACTTACTTCTACTGCGTTTTCACAATCAAAAGAAGAATTAGCTGCTAAAGATTTTTTTTGGGGAGATAACGATCAATACAAAAATGCAAATGATATTCCTGCTGAATTATCAAATGAATCTGCAGTTATCATTTATAAAAATGAAAACTACGATTTCCATAAGTATGGTAAAAATGTAACGTATACAACTTCAGTTAGAAAACGTATTAAATTATTAGATAAAGCTGCTGTTGAAGAGTTTTCCGAATTTGCGTTTACAAGACGATTTAGATCCTCTAAAGGGCGTTATTCATGGAAAGTAAAAGGTGACACTTATGTTGGTGTTAAAATAATTAAACCAGATGGAAGTATTACAGAAATAGATGTAGAAAAAGATGCTGTTGAAGTTGATGGCGAAACAAAATTAGCGATCTCAAACCTTGAAGTTGGAGATATAATCGATTACTATTCTTATAAAAATGAACCTTTCAAAAGCACTTATGCTTTCGGGTTTGAACCTGTTGAAACAAGTTTGAATGAAGAATATCCAATTATGGATTTCAAATTATTCTTTGAAACAGAAAATGATTTTTTTATCAATTTCAAGTCGTTTAATGGTGCTCCAGATTTACAAGAAATAGCTACTGATAAAAAGAACATGAGACGTTATGAACTTACTGAAACTAATATTGCAAAACGTGAATATACACGTTGGTTTTATCCTTTAGTTGAATTACCTTCTTATAAATTTCAAGTCTATTTTGCACGTTCGGGAAAGTTTGAAGATCGTGCTTTAGCCTTTCTTCCTGAAAAGGAAACCATCATAAAAACCACAGTTTCTCAAGACGAAGTTTTAGACTTATACGACAATAGATTTAAGCCAGATGGCGATGTAGGAGACGTAAAATCCTTTTTTAAAGGAAAAGAATTTAAAAACGATTCTGAAAAAGTAGTTGCTGCTTACTATTACATGAGGCATTTTTATTTAACACGTTACTTAGAAGCGTTTTATGCACGAGAAGCTAGTATTTCGGCATATCCATTTATGGTGTATGGAAATAATGTGGTCTTCATTCAAAATCAAAAACAATTTATAAGACATTTTACAGAATTCCTTAAGCGACAAAAAATAGATTATAGTATTGTAGTTGGCAAGAAACGATATGATGGTTCTATAGATGAACTCTTGATTGAACGTAACGTAAATGTTATGGTGAAAATTAATACTGCCGAACCATTGTACGCTGAGTTTTTTAGTCCACATACTAATATTAATGAGTTCTCTCCTCTTATGGAAGGTACTGATGTTCTATTGTTGTCATCTAAAAAAAACAAGCGTATTATTGATAAAATTGATCGTGGAACTTTACCTACATCAAGTTATGAAGATAATGAAACTAAAAAAGAGATGATACTTAATTTTAATGATGATTTTTCTGGATTATCGATGACAGCTGTAAATAGTTTTAAAGGCCATAATAAAGGAGAACAACAATATGATAGATTACTTTTTAGTGATTATGTATTTGAAGATTACAAGAAGTATGATACTGAGTCTTGGATTGAAGTTACTCGTGGAAAGAAAAATAAAATCAAATTTCAAAAAGAGATGGATGCTCTCATTGAGAAATTAAAAAATAATCAAAAGGAAAAATTTGAAGCCAGTGCCCAAGGTGAATATGGAATTGAAGACATTGAAGATTATAACTTTATCATAAATGATAATGGACGTTATGCTCTTGACAGTTATTTTACATTTACTGAAAATTTCACAGCCAAAAATGCATTGATTAAGAAAGCTGGTCCAAATTATATTGTAGAAATTGGAAAACTAATTGGTGGCCAAATAGATTTAGATGAAAAAGAGCGTCAGCGTACAGAAAATGTGCATTTGCCACATCCAAGAGTGTTTAATTATACCATAAAATTAAATATCCCTGAAGGCTATACGGTTGCTGGTTTAGACAAACTAAATAAAAACGTAGACAATTCTACTGGAGCTTTTATAAGTACTGCAAAAATTGAAGACGATCAATTAATTATAACAACATCTAAGCGTTATAAAAATTACTATGAATTAAATAGTGATTGGTCAAAAATGATTGTTTTCTTAGATGAAGCAAATCAATTTACTAATGAAAAGGTACTTTTGAAAAAATTATAA
- a CDS encoding DUF2306 domain-containing protein produces MTKKLGLIIFASLCIIIGLYPLLYFIIDSNIGILTSKSAHLLNDGLWNIGFYMHISLGGLALLVGWTQFREKLRKKNKILHRNLGRIYLISVLISGLSALYIAYFATGGIVSILGFSCLAIVWLYTTVRAYLEIINRSISKHQKFMTYSYAACFAAVTLRIWLPILIAFLNDFIIAYRIVAWLCWVPNIIFAYYMVKQQKMKRHR; encoded by the coding sequence ATGACAAAAAAACTCGGCTTAATAATTTTTGCATCGCTGTGTATTATAATTGGTTTATATCCATTATTGTATTTCATAATTGATTCAAATATTGGAATACTGACTTCAAAAAGCGCACACTTATTAAATGATGGTTTATGGAATATTGGGTTTTATATGCATATTTCACTTGGAGGACTTGCGCTATTAGTTGGTTGGACTCAGTTTAGAGAAAAACTTAGAAAAAAGAATAAAATCTTACACCGTAATTTAGGTAGAATCTATTTAATTTCTGTACTAATTAGTGGACTCTCTGCATTGTATATTGCTTACTTTGCTACTGGTGGAATTGTATCCATATTAGGTTTTTCTTGCCTAGCTATTGTTTGGTTGTATACTACTGTTAGAGCGTATTTAGAAATTATAAATAGAAGCATTAGCAAACACCAAAAATTTATGACTTATAGTTATGCTGCTTGCTTTGCTGCTGTTACTTTAAGAATTTGGTTGCCAATATTAATCGCTTTTTTAAATGATTTTATTATAGCGTATAGAATTGTAGCGTGGTTATGTTGGGTCCCAAATATTATTTTTGCTTATTATATGGTAAAGCAACAAAAAATGAAAAGACACAGATAA
- the acs gene encoding acetate--CoA ligase, which produces MSNYHIKHLEEYYQVYRKSVRNPEVFWEEIAEEHFMWRKKWNNVLSWDFTKPEIKWFEGAQLNITENCIDRHLPTRGDKTAIIFEPNSPDEAAQHITYNQLHEKVCRFANVLKDKGITKGDRVCIYLPMIPELAISVLACARIGAIHSVVFAGFSSNALATRINDSDCKMVITSDGSYRGSKTIDLKGIVDEALEDCACVESVLVAKRINSDIKMNANRDHWLQPLLDHADANCPAETMNAEDPLFILYTSGSTGKPKGMVHTTAGYMVYTAYTFKNVFQYREEDVYWCTADIGWITGHSYIVYGPLCNGATTVMFEGVPSYPDFGRFWDIVEKHKINQFYTAPTAIRALAKEGVEHLENRDLSSIKVLGTVGEPINEEAWHWYDDNVGKKKAPIVDTWWQTETGGIMITPIAFATPTKPTYATLPFIGIQPALMDENGQEIKGNQVDGRLCVKFPWPSIARTIWGNHQRYKDTYFSAYKNMYFTGDGALRDEVGYYRITGRVDDVIIVSGHNLGTAPIEDAINEHPAVAESAIVGFPHDIKGNALYGYVTLKETGETRNHDNLRKEINQIITEQIGPIAKLDKIQFTSALPKTRSGKIMRRILRKIAGKDTSNLGDTSTLLNPEVVQDIMDNAL; this is translated from the coding sequence ATGAGCAACTATCATATTAAGCATTTAGAAGAATATTATCAGGTGTACCGTAAATCGGTAAGAAATCCAGAAGTATTTTGGGAAGAAATTGCTGAAGAACATTTTATGTGGCGAAAAAAATGGAATAATGTCCTAAGTTGGGATTTCACGAAGCCAGAAATTAAATGGTTTGAAGGCGCACAACTTAATATAACTGAAAACTGTATCGATAGGCATTTACCAACTAGAGGTGATAAAACAGCCATTATTTTTGAGCCAAACAGTCCAGATGAAGCGGCTCAGCATATCACATACAATCAATTGCATGAGAAAGTTTGTCGATTTGCAAATGTTTTAAAAGATAAAGGGATTACTAAAGGTGATCGCGTTTGTATTTATTTACCAATGATTCCTGAACTAGCAATTTCAGTATTGGCTTGTGCGAGAATTGGTGCTATACACTCTGTAGTTTTTGCTGGGTTTTCATCAAATGCATTGGCTACTAGAATCAATGATTCAGATTGTAAAATGGTCATTACCAGTGATGGATCTTATAGAGGATCTAAAACCATTGATCTAAAAGGAATTGTAGATGAAGCGCTAGAAGATTGTGCTTGTGTTGAATCTGTATTAGTAGCAAAACGTATTAATTCTGATATTAAAATGAACGCTAATCGAGACCATTGGTTACAACCCTTATTGGATCATGCTGATGCAAATTGTCCTGCAGAAACGATGAATGCTGAAGACCCATTATTCATTTTATATACTTCAGGTTCAACAGGAAAACCTAAAGGTATGGTTCATACAACTGCTGGCTATATGGTATATACAGCATATACGTTTAAGAATGTTTTTCAATATAGAGAAGAAGATGTGTATTGGTGTACAGCTGATATTGGCTGGATTACTGGTCATAGTTATATTGTTTATGGTCCATTGTGTAATGGAGCAACTACAGTAATGTTTGAGGGTGTGCCAAGCTATCCAGATTTTGGAAGATTTTGGGACATTGTTGAAAAACATAAAATAAATCAATTTTATACTGCACCAACTGCCATTAGAGCTTTAGCCAAAGAAGGTGTTGAGCATTTAGAAAATCGAGACTTATCATCAATTAAAGTTTTAGGAACTGTTGGTGAACCAATCAACGAAGAAGCTTGGCATTGGTATGACGATAACGTCGGAAAGAAAAAAGCGCCTATTGTTGATACTTGGTGGCAAACAGAAACAGGAGGAATAATGATTACTCCAATTGCGTTTGCTACACCAACTAAACCAACGTATGCAACGTTGCCTTTTATAGGGATTCAACCTGCATTAATGGATGAGAATGGTCAAGAAATTAAAGGGAATCAGGTCGATGGTCGTTTGTGTGTTAAATTTCCTTGGCCAAGTATTGCACGTACCATTTGGGGAAATCATCAACGTTATAAAGACACGTATTTTTCGGCATATAAAAACATGTATTTTACAGGTGATGGCGCTTTACGTGATGAAGTTGGCTATTACAGAATCACTGGTAGAGTAGATGATGTGATTATTGTGTCTGGTCATAATTTAGGAACAGCACCAATTGAAGATGCCATAAATGAACATCCTGCTGTTGCAGAAAGTGCTATCGTAGGTTTTCCTCATGATATTAAAGGTAATGCTCTTTATGGTTATGTTACATTAAAAGAAACTGGCGAAACTCGTAATCATGATAATTTACGAAAAGAAATCAATCAAATCATTACTGAACAAATAGGTCCTATTGCGAAACTCGATAAGATTCAATTTACAAGTGCTTTGCCAAAAACACGAAGTGGTAAAATCATGCGTCGTATTTTACGTAAAATCGCTGGAAAAGACACAAGTAATTTAGGTGATACAAGTACACTCTTAAATCCTGAAGTCGTACAAGATATTATGGATAACGCTCTATAA
- a CDS encoding DUF779 domain-containing protein, which produces MERVAITEKASKTLELLKTKHGELIFHQSGGCCDGSAPMVFEKGDLYLDDSDILLGILNGVNFYMNQDQFEYWKHTHLTIDITEGRGASFSLEIPLGLRFFIHSRLLTKEEDAFFNLK; this is translated from the coding sequence ATGGAAAGAGTAGCAATTACAGAAAAAGCGTCAAAAACATTGGAGCTGTTAAAAACAAAACATGGTGAGTTAATTTTTCATCAAAGTGGTGGTTGTTGTGATGGTTCTGCACCAATGGTTTTTGAAAAAGGAGATTTGTATTTAGATGACAGTGATATTCTTTTAGGAATATTAAACGGTGTTAATTTTTATATGAACCAAGATCAGTTCGAATACTGGAAACACACACACTTAACAATTGACATTACTGAAGGTCGAGGCGCAAGTTTTTCTTTGGAAATACCTTTAGGTCTTCGTTTTTTTATTCATTCTAGATTGTTAACTAAAGAAGAAGACGCATTTTTTAATTTAAAATAG
- a CDS encoding aldehyde dehydrogenase family protein, translated as MSYSKPKFKEKYGNFINGKFVDPIDGQYFENTSPIDNSFIAKYPRSQKEDVELALDAANAAKEAWGNTSATERATLLNKVADIIEANLEAFALVETCDNGKPIRETLNADVPLAVDHWRYFAACIRSEEGSATELDQNTLSMNIKEPLGVVGQIIPWNFPLLMLSWKLPPALVTGNCVVLKPAEQTPSSATLLMEKIAEVFPPGVVNVVHGFGPEAGKPLASSARVDKVAFTGETTTGQLIMQYASKNLNPVTMELGGKSPNIFFNSVMDADDAYLDKAIEGAVLFAFNQGEVCTCPSRILVQEDIYDAFIERVIERTNAIIQDNPYDVKTMVGAQASNDQYEKIQSYFKIGKDEGAKVLTGGTANKLSGDLANGFYIKPTLLEGHNKMRVFQEEIFGPVACVTTFKDEAEALEIANDTLYGLGAGVWTRDAHQLYQIPRAIKAGRVWVNCYHAYPAHAPFGGYKKSGFGRENHVMMLNYYRQTKNMLISYDKNKLGFF; from the coding sequence ATGAGTTATTCAAAACCAAAATTTAAAGAAAAATACGGCAATTTTATCAATGGAAAATTTGTAGATCCTATTGATGGTCAATATTTCGAAAACACATCTCCAATTGATAATAGTTTTATTGCAAAGTACCCTCGCTCACAAAAAGAAGATGTTGAGTTAGCTTTAGATGCAGCTAATGCCGCAAAAGAAGCTTGGGGAAATACATCTGCAACAGAAAGAGCAACCTTGCTAAATAAAGTAGCAGACATTATTGAAGCTAATTTGGAAGCGTTTGCATTAGTAGAAACTTGCGATAATGGAAAGCCAATTCGTGAAACCTTAAATGCAGATGTACCATTGGCAGTAGATCATTGGAGGTATTTTGCAGCTTGTATTCGTTCTGAAGAAGGCAGTGCAACTGAACTAGATCAGAATACCTTATCCATGAATATTAAAGAACCATTAGGTGTTGTTGGTCAAATTATCCCTTGGAATTTTCCACTTTTAATGCTATCCTGGAAATTACCTCCAGCTCTTGTAACTGGAAACTGCGTGGTTTTAAAACCTGCTGAACAAACACCTTCATCTGCAACCTTACTAATGGAGAAAATTGCTGAAGTGTTTCCGCCAGGTGTTGTAAACGTAGTACATGGCTTTGGTCCAGAAGCAGGAAAACCATTAGCGTCTAGTGCTAGAGTAGACAAAGTTGCTTTTACTGGAGAAACCACTACAGGACAACTAATTATGCAGTATGCATCTAAAAATCTAAATCCAGTAACTATGGAGTTAGGTGGAAAATCTCCTAACATTTTCTTTAATTCTGTAATGGATGCTGACGATGCCTATTTAGATAAAGCTATTGAAGGTGCAGTTTTATTTGCGTTCAATCAAGGTGAAGTATGTACATGTCCTTCCAGGATTTTAGTTCAAGAAGATATTTACGATGCGTTTATTGAACGTGTTATTGAACGTACAAATGCTATAATTCAAGATAATCCTTATGATGTAAAGACTATGGTTGGTGCTCAAGCATCTAATGATCAATATGAAAAAATCCAATCCTATTTTAAAATAGGAAAAGATGAAGGTGCAAAAGTATTAACAGGAGGAACAGCAAATAAATTAAGTGGTGATTTAGCAAACGGGTTTTACATTAAACCAACACTATTAGAAGGTCATAATAAAATGAGAGTTTTTCAGGAAGAAATTTTCGGACCTGTTGCTTGTGTGACAACCTTTAAAGATGAAGCTGAAGCTTTAGAGATAGCAAACGATACACTTTACGGATTAGGAGCAGGTGTTTGGACGCGAGATGCACATCAATTATATCAAATACCAAGAGCCATAAAAGCTGGTCGTGTTTGGGTAAACTGTTACCATGCTTACCCTGCGCATGCTCCTTTTGGAGGCTATAAAAAATCTGGGTTTGGTAGAGAAAATCATGTGATGATGCTTAATTATTATCGTCAAACTAAAAACATGTTAATCTCATACGATAAAAATAAATTAGGATTCTTTTAG